One genomic window of Clostridioides sp. ES-S-0054-01 includes the following:
- a CDS encoding cell wall-binding protein Cwp10 yields MSKRKSFIRTVAVSTMAVAVTGSATCAYAEPVLQGTKTYEKVNTIDISVDSVENIVYSFQASIKVQGEVEIVDNEQKEKITWSDNIKSQIKSGNANATCRAEYNKSSNTTTLDIYVTSNEDLLDGNRLNIGRISVKKSGSNSNADYKILGNGTSDKPALKIVTYNNKTVDYESINSDESLIFTLINESEVKPIGGTGSSKSDPEKYKIEKSEALEYLLNNIRINYSVVSKETEESGLNVILKLGLSQKTTRGRKATINKYVEVTLPKSLEYIVENELSKPDELPPDNNSGGSNSGGSSSGGSSGGGSSSESTSNVIVKKLKGADRFETAVKISQSGWTKSDTVVIVNGEDKSMVDGLTATPLASVKNSPILLSSNEKLPQKTVEELKRLNPSKVIVIGGNNSMPNSIVEAIKAVNSKISVQRIGGDTRYQTSINIAKEIDKTNKVSKLYIGAGNGEADSLSIASLAGKEKTPIVLTQKDGVDNEAEQFIKSNNVSNIYFIGGIEKISNKAIEQVGKIANKDISNNRVAGQTRQETNAKVIDKFYSQSKLDGVVVANQDKLIDALAVGPLAAKNNSPVILATNALDKSQESSLKGKNSSKLFEVGGGIASSVVDKIRSLIEK; encoded by the coding sequence ATGAGTAAAAGAAAATCTTTTATAAGAACCGTAGCAGTGTCAACTATGGCAGTAGCTGTAACTGGTAGTGCTACATGTGCATATGCAGAACCAGTTTTACAAGGAACAAAAACTTATGAGAAAGTAAATACCATAGACATATCTGTGGACTCAGTAGAAAATATAGTATATTCATTTCAAGCTAGTATAAAAGTACAAGGTGAGGTTGAAATAGTAGATAATGAGCAGAAAGAAAAGATTACTTGGTCTGATAATATAAAATCTCAGATAAAAAGTGGAAATGCAAATGCTACTTGTAGAGCAGAATACAATAAATCAAGTAATACAACTACATTAGATATATATGTTACATCAAATGAAGATTTACTAGATGGAAATAGATTGAATATAGGAAGAATATCTGTAAAAAAATCTGGCAGTAACTCAAATGCTGACTATAAAATTTTAGGGAATGGAACAAGTGATAAACCAGCTTTAAAAATTGTAACATATAACAATAAAACAGTGGATTATGAAAGTATAAATTCAGATGAAAGTTTAATATTTACCCTTATTAATGAGAGTGAAGTAAAACCAATTGGGGGAACTGGCTCTAGTAAAAGTGACCCTGAAAAGTATAAGATAGAGAAAAGTGAAGCACTTGAATATTTATTAAACAATATTAGGATAAACTATTCTGTTGTTAGCAAAGAAACAGAAGAAAGTGGCTTAAATGTAATATTAAAACTTGGATTATCACAAAAAACGACTAGAGGAAGAAAAGCTACAATAAACAAATATGTTGAAGTTACGCTTCCAAAAAGTTTAGAGTACATAGTTGAAAATGAATTATCTAAACCAGATGAATTGCCACCAGATAATAATAGTGGAGGAAGTAATTCAGGTGGCTCATCTAGTGGTGGAAGCTCTGGAGGAGGAAGTTCAAGTGAGTCTACATCTAATGTCATAGTCAAAAAATTAAAAGGTGCTGATAGATTTGAGACAGCTGTTAAAATATCGCAAAGTGGCTGGACAAAATCAGATACAGTTGTAATTGTAAATGGAGAAGATAAAAGTATGGTGGATGGACTTACAGCTACACCACTTGCTAGTGTAAAAAACTCACCAATTCTTTTATCATCAAATGAAAAGCTTCCTCAAAAAACTGTAGAAGAATTAAAAAGATTAAATCCATCAAAAGTAATTGTAATAGGTGGAAATAACTCAATGCCAAATTCAATTGTTGAAGCTATCAAAGCTGTAAATTCAAAAATATCAGTACAAAGAATAGGTGGAGATACAAGATATCAAACTTCTATTAATATAGCAAAAGAAATAGATAAGACAAATAAGGTAAGCAAGTTGTATATAGGGGCAGGAAATGGAGAAGCTGATTCATTATCAATAGCATCACTGGCTGGTAAGGAAAAAACTCCAATAGTACTTACACAAAAAGATGGTGTAGATAATGAAGCTGAACAATTTATTAAATCAAATAATGTGTCAAATATATACTTTATTGGTGGAATAGAAAAAATATCCAACAAGGCTATTGAGCAAGTTGGAAAAATAGCAAACAAAGATATATCAAACAATAGAGTAGCAGGTCAAACTAGACAAGAGACAAATGCCAAAGTAATAGACAAATTCTATTCTCAATCTAAACTTGATGGAGTTGTAGTTGCGAATCAAGATAAACTTATAGATGCCTTAGCAGTTGGACCATTAGCAGCTAAAAACAATTCACCAGTTATACTTGCTACAAATGCGTTAGATAAATCACAAGAATCGTCATTAAAAGGTAAAAATTCATCAAAGTTGTTTGAAGTAGGCGGAGGAATAGCCTCATCTGTAGTAGATAAGATTAGGAGCTTAATTGAAAAATAA